The sequence below is a genomic window from Euwallacea similis isolate ESF13 chromosome 1, ESF131.1, whole genome shotgun sequence.
TGCTTCATTAAACTGAATGGCGTCGTCTTTATTACCCGAAATTGTGACTTCAATGGTTGTcgctaaaattttgttgtaatacCATCCGCatcttttaaagtttaaactcACCAAATACACTCTTATAGGCAACTATATTTgcatataaaatatacaaaggGTCTGGTAATAGAGCTGCAAGGGCATGTTCTTTTCGGGTAACATCCCCAGAAATTCCCAAATGTTCCTGCAGCGGTTTTGTCGCTTTTATTACTGAGTTGAGTAGTGGGAAGAGGTCACTAAGTTTCTGCTTACGTTGAGTTATCTCTGGGTTAAGCCATTATAATTAAGAGTTGTTCAGTTCATAATAATACATCTTACCAGCCAcaactttcttctttttctcttCTAATAACTTGCATTCCTCagctaaattttttctctgggTTAGTTCCCACTCAAGTCTGGCCAATCTTAAAGCATGGGCCTGCTCTTGGTCATTTGGGTTAAAATCTGTAAATTTGCTGGTGACTGTCTCTGGagcatttttcataaattcttcTAAGCTCACTAGTTGGATGTTTTCATCATCAGATCTAATAAAGGCTTTGTGGCACATTCAAGGAAAACATAAGAATAGTTTCTTACTTGAATGCCAAGCACTTGTTGGTTTCGTTAACCAAATGGTAAAGCTCATAAACAAGGTTCTGGTAGGTCAGTTTAATACTATCACATTTCTGCTTTTCAACATTCAATGTTTCCCGCTCAACCACTTGACTGAGTTTATCCATTCGGttcagttttttcattatgcaaattttGACAACCATATCCATGAGATGACTTGTCAGAGCTTCTAATTTTGGGGGAGCCtaaaaaaatgtctcattGTCTgggtattttataataattttttttttaacttacatcattttggttttttaggTCTCTTACTTGAGACAAATGATCTTGAACATCTTTAATGACCTCTACAAATAGTGCAGAATCTGCTGCAAGATCGCAGCTCTTGGCTTCTTTTTCTTCATGCTCACACACTTTCTAAAAAGGTGCATTTATGCAGAGTTGAATAATGGATAACTTATATGTGTGAACATGATGAACATTGGCATTAACTTTACAAAATGAGGGTTAAATAATGTTGTACAAAATAAGTAACATGCGGCTGAGGTAGGCTGCACACCAGAGATATAACTAAATTTCTTACATATCTCATGTTGTAGTAATAGTTCTTCCCActcaagaaaataaatgaaattattcaTTCTAATTCCTAAGATTCAAAATTGACAACATATTGTTTGTcgtaaacttaaatttaaagccAATTTGGAGAGTCTCTTACATGAGCCCTAACAACAACGATGGCGCCACAATCGATACATGCATGCCCTCCTTCGTGTTAAGCAagattaaaaactttttttggagacaaatattggaaaattgttAATGCTGCTGTACCTGATAAATATCGAGCTCCGGCCCCGCTTCCGCTGACGCAGTTTTCCGCTTTTTTTTCATGGGGCTTCCTGCACTCGTTTCTTTAAccattttgagaattttcaatgCAAAAACCTTACGTTTAAgtataactttattattttctgtttgtttAATACCATTGAgttagtaaaaataatttaggtTAGGTATAGTGTCAGCTAACCGGTTAGTGAGATTAAAGGTATTCCCAATCGCTGTCACTGACTAAATAATCTTGATTCTAAAGGATGTTCCTGTAGATAatgtaattattgtaattaatagaacttaagaaaatttaatagcaaataaaaaataattaagttagacatttatttaataaatgacGTGCTCCACTATGCAACCAACTCAACAGTTGGCaataacctgaattaacctaaAATTTGGTGGTTTATGTACTGtttatgttttgtattttgataattatttttatacaaaatatcaaaataaacgaatacattattataatataactATAAATAGTAAGAATAACATATGGAAGAAGAGGtgttattattaaacataCCTAGTTATGACGAACAGGAGTATGATGATGCCGAGGATAGGGATAACATGGATATTGATGAAGTTGATGAAGCTGGTACGTCTTAAATTACAGTACTTACTGCAGTAACATTTTCATCAACAAGTTATTTACTTTCCTTGCATATAGAAAAAtctaaagagaaaaaaattgcctcGAAATTGCCACCTTCTATACGTGGCCTCATGGGTGAGGCAAATCTTCGCTTTGCCCGAGGGGAAGTGGAGCTAGCCAAAAAGATGTGTTTTGAAGTTATTCGACAAGCCCCTGAAGCTTATGAACCATATTTGACCTTAGCTCAGATGTATGAAAATCACAATGTGAAGAAGTACAAAGGTTATTTAAATAGAGAAGTTATTGaggatttttatgaaaaatttgccTTAGGGTTTTTAATGCTTGCTGCATATTTACACCCCTCAGATTCAGATATTTGGAGCAGGCTGGCTGAAGTGGAAATCTTGGATAATCAAATATCTGCAGCAGTGGTGTGTTATTCCAAAGCTATCAGGTCAAATCCGCACAACATTGAATTACACATCaagcgaataaatttaatcaaagaaaaatgtaacTAAAAAGTTCAACActtgacaaatattttttaataattgatttagtGCCTCAACGAACTAAACAAATACAGTTGCTGAGACTGAATTTGGCCAAGGTGCTACCCAAGAGCAAGCACTCACAGATTTTGGCAGTTTGCACAGAAATTGCCAAAGCTCATTATGaggcaaaaaattatattcgagCCATTGAAGCTTTGAAAATATGTCTCATGCGTATCCCTGAACACACCAGCCAAGATGTGTTAAATATGATGCTGGAGTTGTTGTTGATAAGTGAAAGGTCAGTGACTAAATGTATAAGTTGGTCAAATTGGGCACTTCTAAAAGGGAAACCCTACTTCTAGTCAAGATAGAAGAACAGTAATATTAGTCTACTACATTACTATCAAATGAactaataatatacagtgtgccccgtttaaaaagttttagtttgTTTAAGATTTTTAGAGAACtcaattgtgtttttttgtagATATTCTGAATGTCTAGAcatttttacacaattttgtggatttcaatttgatttatCTATAAGTGATGACATGTCTATCATTATTCATCATTTCATTATGCCTGAAAACGTCCATGTAAGCTCAATTTCTTCCTACAGCTTCCACATAAAGTCAACCGGCTCTGTATTTTAGTTAgacataaaaactaaatttatagTCTGCCTAATTAACCTTCAATCCTACCACCTCATTGAAGGGCTCATTCATTCAATGCTAGAAATGGATGATGTGGAAGTTTCTGGGGCGATGTACTTTGAAATTGCAGAGGCCTTAATGAACCTGCATTTATATAAAGAAGCTCTAGCGCTGCTTCTTCCACTAGTTAAAAGTAAGAATTACTCTTTGGCTGCAATTTGGCTGAAGCATGGGGAGACTTTGAGCAAGTTAAACATGTATGATCAGGCTATTGATGCCTATCAAACAGTTATATCCTTGGCTCCTAATCATGTAGAAGTGCTCTATCCTCTGGCAATGCTTCTCCTCAAACAGGATAGGAAAGAGGAGGCTTTAAGAGTGCTTTCACAGGATTTCAGGTTTGTTTGTGTTTGTCTCTTTCTCCCAGTTACCTCTTACTAGCctccaataattattttctgtatTATGCATACTCATAGTACGGGAAAGTTGCACGTGGCAGTACTTGTAGAGCAAATGAAGCTATTAAAGCAAATTGGCGATTTGGAGAACTACTGGAAATGCTGCGAAATGCTCTTGTCAAGACattgcattattttcaaagacTACAACGAATTGCGAGTAATTTTGAACGCGACAAACAGAGATAAATGGCAGAAACTTGCCAGGCTGCGGATGATTAAAGGGGATGTCGATGACTTAGATAGCGTTTTAGAAAGTAATGGGTAATGAAAAGTAAACtaagtatatatatatatattgttaGTTTTCTAGGCATATTTGAGCCAACAGTTGAGGGCGAGTACAAaatttttctggatattttaaagttcGCCTTTGAACAGAAAGCTTACAGCGAGCTACAAAAGTTTAGCTTCATGGGTTTGACCTCAAAGAGATTTGGGCAATATTTCCGTAAGATTTGTTGCATTTTCTGGAAATATATTAGTAATAAGTCTGAAATTGTAGCTGAGATCTATGTAATTGCTTGCTACGCATGCATTTTTACCAAAGACTATTACCATGCTTATCTTATAACCCGAC
It includes:
- the LOC136413265 gene encoding general transcription factor 3C polypeptide 3, whose product is MEEEVLLLNIPSYDEQEYDDAEDRDNMDIDEVDEAEKSKEKKIASKLPPSIRGLMGEANLRFARGEVELAKKMCFEVIRQAPEAYEPYLTLAQMYENHNVKKYKGFLMLAAYLHPSDSDIWSRLAEVEILDNQISAAVVCYSKAIRSNPHNIELHIKRINLIKEKLPQRTKQIQLLRLNLAKVLPKSKHSQILAVCTEIAKAHYEAKNYIRAIEALKICLMRIPEHTSQDVLNMMLELLLISERYSECLDIFTQFCGFQFDLSISDDMSIIIHHFIMPENVHLDIKTKFIVCLINLQSYHLIEGLIHSMLEMDDVEVSGAMYFEIAEALMNLHLYKEALALLLPLVKSKNYSLAAIWLKHGETLSKLNMYDQAIDAYQTVISLAPNHVEVLYPLAMLLLKQDRKEEALRVLSQDFSTGKLHVAVLVEQMKLLKQIGDLENYWKCCEMLLSRHCIIFKDYNELRVILNATNRDKWQKLARLRMIKGDVDDLDSVLESIFEPTVEGEYKIFLDILKFAFEQKAYSELQKFSFMGLTSKRFGQYFPEIYVIACYACIFTKDYYHAYLITRHLLIQHPDNYKAWNFFSITANHTQETIKVTRFFESAVAKSRMPVAYTDLLRANHYCSVALFPQCLSYFLNDYKNTQNSYSAFMIGMVMLQQYCQRKPTPINKKTLVEMVTYLFLNYAKIRSKNAQQEVYYNLGRMYHQIGIFHLAEHFYKLVFKVQNRFLEEYPEYLDLRQEAAYNLHLIYKNSGNLDAARAVLWKYVVI